The following nucleotide sequence is from Phycisphaerae bacterium.
CGGGGATGCGATGGGGAATATTCGAGATCTCGCCGTTGGAGCCATCACTGCATTCGGTCTTCATCAGGCTGATGAGCCGGGCGAACTGGTAGAATCCGCCGAATTGCGTCGTGTAGCCCGTGGTCGAGTCGCCGACGAGGAAGCTGGGGCGGAGGATGGTGAGGATGTTGCCATTCTCGCGTGCCCATTCCGCGAGGGCCGCCTCGGCAATCCATTTGCTCTCTTCGTACTGGGTCTGAAACGACGGCGGCCGCTCCTGGTGGATTTCCTCCATGACCCGCTGCGACTTGGTCCCACAGACGTAGGCGGTGCTGACGGCGTGAAGGCGATGCACGTCATGTCGCCGCGCCCAGTCGATCAGGACGGTGGTGCCTTCGACGTTGGTCCGGAAGGGTTCGCCGTTGCCATTGGAATACAGTTGCAGGCTGGCGGCGCAGGCGACGATGTCGTCGGTCGGGCCCCACTGGCCGTCCGGCAGGTCGTCCGGCAGGGCGCCCTCACGGAGTATGAGCTGGCCTGATTTGACATAATCCTCGACTTCCACGTCGAGCTGACGCAGGAGCCCGGCGAGGCGGTGCCGCGTGTCCTGGAGAGGGGCGCGAAGAAGAGCCACCACCCGTCGTTTGCGGTGGAGGAGATCGCGCAGGATGAATTGGCCAAGGAAGCCGGTCGCCCCGGTCAGTAATGTGGTCGGTCGGTGTTGTTCCATCAGTTATCCGTGTTCGGTCCCGCGAACGAACGCAACATCTTGGGGGGGCAGGCCTTTCAATGCAAGTCTTTTTATCGTAGTCGTCGTAATCCGGCAAACGGCCCCGCGATAAGGCTTTTCCTTATACACGACCGGTAACAACGGCCCTATTACCAGGCTACGGTCGCACAATTGACCGGTCCAGCCCGCCCACCTAACTTACCCAGCTAGGGCTTTTCATCCATGATCCTGGGACAATTCTCTGAGCGGTCATTCCCCTTTGTAGCCACAGATTGGACACGAGCCTCACCTGGTTTTGAGGCCGGGACTCGCTCATGGTTACGGCGATGTCACCAATCCTTGGCTGGGCACCTGCCTCCATCACGCGCGGGGGCGCTTCTCACGGAGGACCTCGTTGATTCGGCGGGCCGACCACGTGATGTCTTCGGCCATTTTGAGATCAAACCGGAGCGGCTAGCGAGCCTGCGAGGCAACTGGGACGGGCTGGCTCACACGGCACAGGCAACCGGGACGGATTCGGCGCCGGGGTTACCGACGCCTCCCTGGCCGGGGTATGAGGATATCTGGATACCCGTTGGCGAGGGTGTCGAGATCTCCGGGCGGTTGGGGCTCGCACTGGGAACAGATGGGTCTGGGGAGCCTAAGGATTGCATCGTGATTCTGCCAGGGCTGCTGGGGGATAACAACGTTCTCCGGACGCGCGACTTGTGCGACGCCCTGAGGGCCTGCGGGTTCCATGCGGTGGCGCTGGAGTTTCGCGGGCATGGACGAACGCTCATCAGGCATCCGGAGCTTTACTACGGGTTCGGTGTGCTTGAAACACTGGATACCTTGGCGGTTTCTCGCTGGCTGGAAGCCCAGCCCTACGTTCACCGGACGGGCTTGATTGGATTCTGCTGGGGGGCCAACCATGCGCTAATCGCAGGATGGTACGACGATTGCCGCCGGGATCATCCCAGCATTAATCCGACGCTGGCCGCCGTGTTGCCGACGGTCCCGGAGTATCGACACTTTTCAGCCGGGGTGATGGCGTTCTCGCCGGTGCTGCGGTTTGAAGAGCTGATTGCGGCGCTGGAAACGCCGTGGTCGAAGTTTAAGCACCCTGTCCTTTCCGGCCTGCAACAGAACATTCGGACGCGGATGGAGTATCGAAAGGCGGGGGACACGAGCGGCAGCCTGCGGCGGTGCATCGAATTCGAATTTGCGCATGCGTCGCTGCGCTATGCGGATGGGTTCCGGGATGCGGTACATTTCCTGCGGCTCCTGCCGTACAGGGACCTGCCGGATCATGAGAAACTGGCGAACGCGCGGATGCCGCTACTTATTGTCTTCGCCGCAAACGACCCACTGTCCAAGGCGCAGGATGTGGCCGATCTGATGGCGACGACCAGCCATCCCAACACCGCGGCCGTCGTCTTGCCGGGCGGCGGGCACATCGGGTTCGCGCCGTACGCGAAGCAATACTACTACAGCCTGATCATGAACTTCTTTGATCCGTCGTGCGGACCGCGCTAAATTGATATCAAAGGCGGCCGACGCTCACTCGACCTTTCCGAGCGGCGCCGGCCGCGAGAGTTCACGGTTGACTTTCGGCTATGCAGATCTCCCGCCTGATCGTCGCCGGCGGGCGAAGGTCCAGCCGATCAGGCCGAACGGTATCATTGTCGCCACGCCTAATCCGCACCACGAGTTCGAGTTCGAACCGGCGGGAGTGGGAGCATCCGCAACAGCGGCAATTGAGGCAAGTTGTGCGCATTGCGACTCCTTATGGCTGCCGGTCGGGTCATGAATTTGGAAATTCCCTCCGTCGCTATAACCGAACACCTCATAAGCGATAGCCGACGCGAACGTGTCGTCGCAGTGGATCTTAATGCGATAGAAGTCCGGACACGTACAGTCGGCCCCCGCTCCAGAGGCGCCGCCGGGCGGACACAGCTCAGGCTCCGGATCGTTGGGCGAACCGGGCTCGCCAAGGTCCTCCATGTGTACCTCGAAGGCATAGAGCGGGCCGTTCGTAAGCGTGCATCCGGGTGGGGACGTTCTGATGTTCTTGATCGTCCCGATGCCCCTGAAGTCAATCTGCTTGAAATGCCCGTTGGCAGCGGCATGGGGACAGACGGGCGGATCGCTGCATTCAATGCAAGTGATCATCGTTCCTTCCGGTGCGCTGGCCGTGCCCGCGTGGAAGGTGAAGATCCCCAGCGGGCCGCTGTGCTGGGTGTGCGTCCACTCCCCCCAGGGTTGTGCAGACGGGCAACAACCCGTGAGCGGGGCCCCGGCCTGGCCGCCGAACGTGTAACGGTTTCCATTGACTTCGTTGTTGCCGCCGCCGGTCACGCGGCAGCCGGAGGGAGGGGGAGGCGGAGGGGGGCAGTTGACCGTCGTCAGTGTGCGGCAGCACGTGCCGGTGCAGCCATTATCGGTGATGACCAGACAGTATTGGCCGGCTGTGCCGATCGTGATACACGCGTCGTCCGCCTGGCCCGCCGGGATGACGCCGCCGCCGCTCGCGGTCCACGAATAAGTGTCCATATTGGCTGGACCGCACCACGTTGTTGTTTCACCCTGGCAAAGGTTTTCGATACCGCCCGTGATCGTGCAATCGAGATCGGAACCGATCTCCAGAACGACCCCTCCCTTGCAGAAACAGCCATCGTCCGTCGTGACAATCACGGCAATCACGACATCTCCGCTGGGCCCCGCAGTATAGGTGACGCAACGTTCGCCCTCTCCGTCGATGATCATGCCGCCCTCGAGCAACCACTCATACGTCGCGCCCAGTCCGGCATCGGGAACGCATGCCGTGTTGCCGGTCGAATTGGGGCAGGGCGGGTCCGCCGTAATCGTGCAATCAGGATTCGGATTGATCACCACGGACGCGTCGTCTTCCGAGGTCACCGTCGTGGTGCCGACGTCGGTCACGAAGTCGCCGCTGGCTTCTGCGGTATTAGTGCGAGTGCCGACCGGCGGCGTGCGGGTCGCCGTGTAGGTCCAAGTTTCATCGGGGTCCAGCAGTCCGACGCCGCTGGTATCGCCGCCGACAAGAACGGGGCTGAAGTCATCATCGCTTTCGGGAGAGTTATCCCCCGGCGTGCCGTTGTCGTCCACGACGACGACGTTTTCAAGAGGCACGTCGCCGGGATTGGTCACGGTGTAAGTATAGGTAATCCCGGTACTTTCGCAGGCAGACGTGGAGTCGGCGTTTTTGACGATGTGAATATCCGGATTCACCTGACCCCAGACCGGCGGCGACACGATCGCGACGATCATTAACGCGAGTCCGACGACGGCTATATGACTCACTCGACTCGATATTCCACTACTTTCCGAGAATAACATCTTGAGTACTCCTGCGCGGTTGGCGCGCTGTCGGCGATTCTCCGAGTAGCCCGCTTGTCGCCGGGCAGACTTCAAAACCGCCAATGGCCTGGTTCTTCGGAATGCAGGATCCCGAGTCTCGACAAGTCTTTTCCCCTGCGAGGGAGCGTGCATTGCCAAAAAAAATGAAAAAACCAACTCTCTGTTTTTCAATGGACTCCCCCTGCCGAAGACAGCCTAACGCTGCGCTGAGCGACCGTCGTCGCACGAAGCTAACACTAGATCTTTAGCGCGGAAACGTAACACCAGAATGAAAAACGCTTAACGCGCAGGCCGCTTCAGTTTGCGCGGAAGCATACCTATCGAATCGCGGATGGGTCCCAGCGGGAAGGCGCGGCCTGACGGAGCTTGTCGGCGATGCTTTCACCGTCCAGGGAATATGTGGCGATCCGATCGCCTTCCCCGAGCAGATCCAGCACAGTGGGGGTCAGGTCGACGAGTCGCGCATTTGGAATCGACGATCCTTTTGGCAATCCGGGACCGGCGAAATACATCGGGATTAGCATGTCTTCCGGAAGGCAGGAACCGTGTTCGCCCCGATCGTGACCTTCAAAGGCCCAATCCCGCGCCGAGAAGACCACGAATTCTCCTGTGCGTGGTGAGTCAAAGGCTTCGACAATTTGAGGAATAAAATCCGGATAATTCGTAGAAGCTAAGGCGGCAAGCCATTCACGGGACGTATGCCAACCGGCGGCGGCGAAGGCGGAGAGAGTTGCGTTGTCCGAAATTTGAAGTGGATCGTTCGGCTCGTTCGGCCAAGGGACAATCCGGTACATCGGCTTTTTCTCTTCCATTTTGCGCTCAATAAGGGCTGCGCCGCGGCGCGAAAAGACGTGAACCGTGCCTGGCGCGGGCGAAGTACAGACGAGTTCCACGCCGGGCAGCTTCCAAAGCGGGGAAGCGTCCTGTTCGGCGCCGCCGGACACGCACCGCGAAACCTCTTCCGCACTGACCGGTCGGCTCCAACCCCTCGATCCCTTCAAATGTACATAGATTCGACGGAAAGAGCCGTCGATGACGATGGCGTCGTAATTCTCAAAATGGTCGAATGCCGTGATGTAGTCCCGGGCGAAATACTCGCCCCGATGGACGTGCAGCCGGCGCTCCTTTCGCAGCCAGCCGACCAGATCCACTGATTTCGTGGCATGGACATCTGGGTGGGAGTGATCGGAAACCAGGATGAGCGTCGTTCGTTCGAGAAGATGCTCGCGTGCCAACGCGTCGGTGACGCGCTGGATTTGACGGTCAATATTCTCCACGGCCGAGGCGTAGGCGGACGAGTCCGAGCCGCTGAGATGGCCGATTTCGTCGATGCCGGGGAAGTAAAAAGTCAGCAGGCTGGGCCAGCGGCCGGCGCGGTTGACATAGTCCCCTATTTCCTCGAGGGAACCGGCGGAGAGTTGATCGATGCTCTGAAACAGTCCGACCGCCCAAGCCAGCCCGGTAGGAACTTCGTTAGTCTCGGCAATGTTCGCGCCGCGGTGCGTATGGCATTGGATGCTGATCGTGAAATGGTCGTTGAGCATTTCGTAAATCGTGGGATCGCGGAAGTCGTGATTGACGGTCTGGTAATGCGAGGGGCGGATGTAGTCCGTGGATGCGAGCGTGCGGCGGTCGAACCATTGGTTGCCGACGATTCCGTGATGTCCGGGAAAACGGCCGGTAAGGAGGCTGACGGTATTGGGATAGGTCATCGCAGGAATGCTGGTCACGGCGTGCTGCACCCCTACGCCGCCGTCGACGAAGAGCCGCTGGATCGTGGGGAGCCGGCCCTGAGCGAGAAACTGATTCAGGTGGCCTCGATCCAGACCGTCCACGAAAAAGAGCACGACGGATTTTTCCGGCCGCTCGACGGTGGGTTCCAGTTGCAGACGGAGGGGATGGCGACCGCACCCCGTCAGGAGGACGAGGACGCCCGCGAGCCTGAGAAATGCTCTACTCGTGCGGTTGGAAGGTTGATCGTTGAGCGTCTTCATTCGTAGCCAATGGCCTGGATGATATCGAGGCGGCGGGCGGCGCGGAGTGGGAGCATTGCCGCGCCGAGGGCGATGAGCAGGGCGGCCAAGCCCGCGTAACCCATTGCATCATAAGGAATGACCACCGGAATATCGTGGCCCGAGGCCTTGATGGTCATGGGCACGACCAGAAACCTTGCGGTGGTCAGGCCGATGACGCCGCCGGCCAAAGCGCCGAGCGCGCCGAGCAAGGCCGCCTCGATGGCTAGGAGTTGCTGGATCTGCCGGGCAGACGCGCCGATGGCGCGGAGCAGACCGATCTGGCGCGATTGCGTAAGCAGCGAGACGAGGAGGGTATTGGCGACCCCGACGCCGCCGACGATGACGGAAAGTACCAGTTGCATATTGGCCAGGGCAAACCACTCGCGGGTGAAACGCCGGGCGAAGTCCATGAGGTCATCGAGGCGGTAGAGGTACAGGCCGTATCGACCGCTGAGCCGCTCGGTCAGCTTCGCCTGGTAGCGCGCGATATCGTCCCCCGTGGGGAGGCCGATGCCGGCAGAGGGGCGAACGCGAATATCGAGGTAGGAAAGGGAGGTGTCGTTCCAGAGCGAGTGATAGACCGCCCGTTCCATGAAAACGCTTCCCCGGAACCAAGTGTAATCCGTCTGGATGCTGTGGATCGCGAAGGACCGAGGACCTTGTGGCGTGTCGAGGGACACTTGATCACCCGGGCGGAGACCATGAATACGCGCGAGATTGGCGGAGACCTCGACTTGGCCGGCCTGCAGCGCGGCGGCGCGGGCGAGGTCGGCGGCCGGATTGGCGGAGCGGCCTCGATCGATGCGGCCCTTTTGAACGGCGGCGGTGTCGTAGGTGATGAGCATGATGTCGTCGCCGCGGAAGGGCACGAGGCGCGAGCGAACCCCGTAGGCTTCGGCGCACTCGGGGTCCCGGCGGATTTCATCGAGAAGGTGCGCAGGAAAGCTGCTGGAGGGGTAGGCCGTGGAGGCCATGTCGTTGGTCTGAAGCGTCATGTCGAAGACGAGCACGTCGTCCATCCAGCGCGAAATTTCCCGGTCCAGGCCGCCGATGATCGAGGCCATGGCGATGATGAGGCTGAGGCTGCCGCCGAGGGCGATGGTGGTGAGGGAGGTTCGTGACGGGTTCAGGATGATGTTGTGCAGCGCGAGAAACGCCGGCACGTTGGAGAATCGACGAGCCAGTCGGCGGATGGGCGGGCTGAACCAGATCAGCAGTTGCGGTCCGGCCAGTGCGATGCCGAAGAGGCCCGCCATGAGCCCGGCGACGGTCGGCTTCCAGTCTGTGCGCGGATGGCGGACGACGACGGCGCAGAAGACCAGCAGGGCAATGCCGATGACGAGCCAGAGTCCAGTGCGCTGGCGCAGCTGCGATTCGACTTCGCCGGGCCTCATGGCGGCGGTCGGCGGGAGCATCGCGGCGGCGCGGGCGGGGGCGTAGGCGCCGAGGATGGCGGCGAGCATGCCGACGATGGGGGCGAGGATCCACGCGTCCAACGGAACGACCAGTTGTGGGGCGGCCAAATCGAGCATGATCGTGAGGGTCCGGGCCGTCTGCTCCAGGGCATAAGAGGCGATCGCGCGGCCTCCGACCGTGCCGAGAACTGAGGCGACGAGTCCAATCAGGGCGGCTTCGCCCGTGACCACGGCGAGGATTTCACCTCGCGTCGCGCCGAGGGCGCGGAGCGTGCCGATTTCCTTGGCACGCTGAACAACGGATAGTGACATCGTGTTGTAGACGATGAAGAGGCCGATGACGGAGGCGAGGAGGCTGAAGCAGACGAGGATGGTTTGGAACTGGCTGGTGATGTAGTCGAAGGTGGGGTTATGCCCGCGGATCGGTTCAACCGACGCGGTGTCGCCCAGCGATTGAGTCAGTGCGTGGAGTCGCTCGGGGGAGTCGAGGGTGAGTTCGATGCGATCAAATCGGCCGGGGCGGCCGAGGAAACGCTGGGCAGCGCCGACTTCCATGAAGATGATGTTGCCGTCCATGGCGAGGGCGGCGCCGTCGGAGAGGAGGATGCCGGCGATGGCGAATTCGCGCGTATCGGCGGGGCCGGTCAGTGAGATCTTTTCACCGAGCCGATAGCTGAAGCGATCGGCCAGGCGGCGGGGGATGACCACGGCATCGGGGTTGAGCAGCAGCGTGGGCAAGTCCAGTTGAACGCTCTGTTCGAGTTGATAACCGCGAAGTTTGGCCTCGCGCAGCGGGCTGATGCCGAACAGCATGACTGTCTGTCGTTCCTGCGCAAGGACCGCGGCGGCTTGCACAACCGGCGCGGCAGTCACGCCGGGGAGATTTTCGATCGCGGCGAGGACGGCTTCATCGACGCCGGCGGGTGCGACGACGCGATACTGCGCTTTACCGGCGAGCGCTTCAAGATTGCCGTGAAATGCATGAACGATGCTCTCTTGCGTGATCCGCATCGAGACAAAGAGCATGACTGCCACGGAAATGGAAAACAGGCTGAGGAGATACCGC
It contains:
- a CDS encoding FtsX-like permease family protein; the protein is MTLASVLQQLLATMPQHVRRHPLRYLLSLFSISVAVMLFVSMRITQESIVHAFHGNLEALAGKAQYRVVAPAGVDEAVLAAIENLPGVTAAPVVQAAAVLAQERQTVMLFGISPLREAKLRGYQLEQSVQLDLPTLLLNPDAVVIPRRLADRFSYRLGEKISLTGPADTREFAIAGILLSDGAALAMDGNIIFMEVGAAQRFLGRPGRFDRIELTLDSPERLHALTQSLGDTASVEPIRGHNPTFDYITSQFQTILVCFSLLASVIGLFIVYNTMSLSVVQRAKEIGTLRALGATRGEILAVVTGEAALIGLVASVLGTVGGRAIASYALEQTARTLTIMLDLAAPQLVVPLDAWILAPIVGMLAAILGAYAPARAAAMLPPTAAMRPGEVESQLRQRTGLWLVIGIALLVFCAVVVRHPRTDWKPTVAGLMAGLFGIALAGPQLLIWFSPPIRRLARRFSNVPAFLALHNIILNPSRTSLTTIALGGSLSLIIAMASIIGGLDREISRWMDDVLVFDMTLQTNDMASTAYPSSSFPAHLLDEIRRDPECAEAYGVRSRLVPFRGDDIMLITYDTAAVQKGRIDRGRSANPAADLARAAALQAGQVEVSANLARIHGLRPGDQVSLDTPQGPRSFAIHSIQTDYTWFRGSVFMERAVYHSLWNDTSLSYLDIRVRPSAGIGLPTGDDIARYQAKLTERLSGRYGLYLYRLDDLMDFARRFTREWFALANMQLVLSVIVGGVGVANTLLVSLLTQSRQIGLLRAIGASARQIQQLLAIEAALLGALGALAGGVIGLTTARFLVVPMTIKASGHDIPVVIPYDAMGYAGLAALLIALGAAMLPLRAARRLDIIQAIGYE
- a CDS encoding alkaline phosphatase family protein: MKTLNDQPSNRTSRAFLRLAGVLVLLTGCGRHPLRLQLEPTVERPEKSVVLFFVDGLDRGHLNQFLAQGRLPTIQRLFVDGGVGVQHAVTSIPAMTYPNTVSLLTGRFPGHHGIVGNQWFDRRTLASTDYIRPSHYQTVNHDFRDPTIYEMLNDHFTISIQCHTHRGANIAETNEVPTGLAWAVGLFQSIDQLSAGSLEEIGDYVNRAGRWPSLLTFYFPGIDEIGHLSGSDSSAYASAVENIDRQIQRVTDALAREHLLERTTLILVSDHSHPDVHATKSVDLVGWLRKERRLHVHRGEYFARDYITAFDHFENYDAIVIDGSFRRIYVHLKGSRGWSRPVSAEEVSRCVSGGAEQDASPLWKLPGVELVCTSPAPGTVHVFSRRGAALIERKMEEKKPMYRIVPWPNEPNDPLQISDNATLSAFAAAGWHTSREWLAALASTNYPDFIPQIVEAFDSPRTGEFVVFSARDWAFEGHDRGEHGSCLPEDMLIPMYFAGPGLPKGSSIPNARLVDLTPTVLDLLGEGDRIATYSLDGESIADKLRQAAPSRWDPSAIR
- a CDS encoding alpha/beta fold hydrolase is translated as MILPGLLGDNNVLRTRDLCDALRACGFHAVALEFRGHGRTLIRHPELYYGFGVLETLDTLAVSRWLEAQPYVHRTGLIGFCWGANHALIAGWYDDCRRDHPSINPTLAAVLPTVPEYRHFSAGVMAFSPVLRFEELIAALETPWSKFKHPVLSGLQQNIRTRMEYRKAGDTSGSLRRCIEFEFAHASLRYADGFRDAVHFLRLLPYRDLPDHEKLANARMPLLIVFAANDPLSKAQDVADLMATTSHPNTAAVVLPGGGHIGFAPYAKQYYYSLIMNFFDPSCGPR
- a CDS encoding SDR family oxidoreductase — its product is MEQHRPTTLLTGATGFLGQFILRDLLHRKRRVVALLRAPLQDTRHRLAGLLRQLDVEVEDYVKSGQLILREGALPDDLPDGQWGPTDDIVACAASLQLYSNGNGEPFRTNVEGTTVLIDWARRHDVHRLHAVSTAYVCGTKSQRVMEEIHQERPPSFQTQYEESKWIAEAALAEWARENGNILTILRPSFLVGDSTTGYTTQFGGFYQFARLISLMKTECSDGSNGEISNIPHRIPGRPEDPIQNFVPVDYAARVIAEVVLNPEYHGRIYHLTDPAPPCWDDFKKWMETYFGITGGYFVDADSGGELADKSVAESLLWEKYDLLVPRIRHHPVFDDTNARTVREAAGVRYPSFSRERVFTFLDYAVSQRWGQKANRRHAR